Proteins from a genomic interval of Crassostrea angulata isolate pt1a10 chromosome 7, ASM2561291v2, whole genome shotgun sequence:
- the LOC128155140 gene encoding nuclear pore glycoprotein p62-like: MFGGNSGGSGFTFGTQTPSTQGAPASSSTSTPLGGGFSFGQKPAAPGTSAPAFSLGGQSQSSTPAQGGFSFGSSATPASATPGGFSFGQNPGSVPKATPSTQPNAPASTGTQLGGLAGFAMGKMPTASIGTPAAAPVGASAAPTGTTGLTLGATPATAGTGFSLTGQPAAATKPVGISLGTTQATPTAGPTLGTLGTAASTTITGNPLGTASSGGGITFGTQKTTAVPTLGSLIGGATTAASTTQSTLGFPTAVAATSSAAVSSAAGVTVAAASAGSKMSYQQLEENINKWMSELEKQEQDFLELATQVNAWDRLLVENGEKITTLNSDMERVKVDQQKLDHELDFIHSQQRELEELLAPLEKAVEQQPNINIQQHSALERENTYQLAENIDAQLKRMLSDLKEIIDHLNSSNTNQDQTDPIQQITKILNSHMDSLQWIDQNSTLLGRKVDEISKQMEVQKREQERNFRLVYN; this comes from the exons cTCCTGCTAGTTCCAGTACCTCTACACCGCTAGGAGGCGGGTTTTCATTTGGACAAAAGCCGGCTGCTCCTGGAACATCAG CACCTGCTTTCTCTTTGGGGGGACAGTCCCAGTCCTCTACCCCTGCCCAAGGGGGGTTTTCCTTTGGATCATCTGCCACTCCAGCATCGGCCACGCCCGGTGGGTTTTCTTTTGGACAAAACCCTGGAAGTGTCCCCAAGGCCACACCCTCTACCCAGCCAAATGCCCCCGCTTCCACTGGCACACAGTTGGGGGGACTGGCAGGATTTGCCATGGGTAAAATGCCAACAGCCTCCATAGGTACCCCAGCAGCAGCACCTGTAGGAGCCTCAGCTGCCCCGACAGGAACTACAGGTCTGACTTTAGGGGCCACTCCTGCCACAG CAGGGACAGGTTTCAGCTTAACTGGACAGCCTGCAGCTGCTACTAAGCCAGTGGGAATTTCCCTGGGTACCACCCAGGCCACCCCTACAGCGGGCCCCACTCTGGGGACTCTGGGAACTGCTGCCTCCACAACAATCACAGGAAATCCCCTGGGGACAGCCTCCAGTGGTGGTGGGATTACCTTTGGCACACAGAAAACAACAGCGGTGCCGACCCTGGGCTCACTGATTGGTGGTGCTACTACAGCTGCTAGCACAACACAGAGCACCCTTGGCTTTCCAACAGCAGTTGCTGCTACAAG TTCGGCGGCAGTTAGCTCTGCAGCGGGAGTAACGGTGGCAGCAGCAAGTGCAGGCTCCAAGATGTCGTACCAACAGCTTGAGGAGAACATCAACAAGTGGATGTCGGAGCTGGAGAAACAGGAACAGGACTTTCTGGAGCTTGCTACTCAGGTCAACGCCTGGGATCGCCTCCTTGTGGAGAACGGAGAAAAG ATCACAACACTAAACAGTGACATGGAGCGTGTTAAGGTAGACCAGCAGAAGCTTGACCATGAGTTGGACTTCATTCACTCCCAGCAGAGAGAGCTGGAGGAACTCCTGGCCCCGCTGGAGAAAGCCGTGGAGCAGCAGCCAAACATCAACATTCAGCAGCATTCCGCTCTGGAGAGGGAAAACAC ATATCAGTTAGCCGAGAATATTGATGCTCAGCTGAAGAGAATGTTGTCAGATTTGAAGGAAATTATCGACCACTTGAATTCATCAAATACAAACCAAGACCAAACAGACCCA ATTCAGCAAATTACAAAGATTCTCAACTCTCACATGGATTCCCTGCAATGGATTGATCAGAATTCAA ctCTTCTTGGAAGGAAAGttgatgaaatttcaaaacagaTGGAGGTTCAAAAGAGAGAACAGGAAAGGAATTTCAGACTTGTGTACAACTGA
- the LOC128155141 gene encoding phosphonoacetaldehyde hydrolase-like, which produces MTGVYRFARTYVGPVRGVILDWSGTTADKYVLAPAVVFCEVFQKHKVPISMQEARKPMGLRKDLHIKSITEDPEVRARWTKVYGKEPNQGDVDNMFKDFVPMQLACLRTYTDLIPGTADAVNTLKKEFKCKIGSTTGFLRSMVDVLVEDANKQGYYPDVTVAGDEVAHGARPKPFMVYKNMDLLDIHPIQSVVKVDDTISGVGEALEAGCWGVGVAQYSNYMGVDSLEEAEKLTEEDEAIRCQKSSEMLRQTGAHYVIDSIKDLPEVVEDINRRLAQGERP; this is translated from the exons ATGACAG GGGTATACCGTTTTGCTCGTACGTATGTGGGGCCCGTGAGGGGCGTGATTCTGGACTGGAGCGGAACCACGGCGGACAAGTACGTCCTGGCTCCGGCGGTCGTCTTCTGCGAGGTGTTCCAGAAACACAAGGTCCCCATCTCTATGCAAGAGGCCAGGAAACCTATGGGACTACGGAAGGACCTGCACATCAAGTCAATCACAGAGGATCCGGAGGTTAGAGCAAGATGGACGAAGGTTTACGGAAAGGAGCCGAACCAAGGCGACGTTGACAACATGTTTAAGGACTTCGTGCCGATGCAGTTGGCCTGCCTCCGGACATATACGGACCTGATTCCGGGAACGGCCGATGCGGTCAACACGCTTAAAAAGGAATTCAAATGTAAAATCGGTAGCACCACGGGGTTTCTGCGTTCCATGGTCGATGTTCTGGTAGAAGATGCCAACAAGCAAGGATATTACCCGGATGTCACTGTTGCTGGGGACGAAGTAGCCCATGGCGCCAGACCAAAGCCATTCATGGTTTACAAGAACATGGACCTGCTGGACATTCACCCTATACAGTCCGTCGTTAAGGTAGACGATACTATAAGCGGGGTAGGTGAGGCGCTGGAGGCCGGCTGCTGGGGGGTAGGCGTGGCTCAATACAGCAACTACATGGGCGTCGACAGCCTGGAGGAGGCAGAGAAACTGACCGAAGAAGACGAGGCGATTCGTTGTCAAAAGAGCAGCGAAATGCTCCGACAAACAGGTGCACATTACGTCATAGACAGCATCAAAGACCTTCCAGAAGTAGTTGAAGACATCAACAGGAGACTGGCTCAAGGAGAGAGACCATAA
- the LOC128155142 gene encoding uncharacterized protein LOC128155142 — MVWFNSTAIEYNNFNSPTKDILDGMAANKTNSTDLCMYAEVTDNMIWKIKHCEEKIDFGCEIIGPDIQVLPASLKDVICPDLLKMTSDDITRGGVIPSPNSTKNTKADTYGHFKREDMLHSMGKGIGYEKTESDVDCLLSCLMIPGCNDVIILDKFHCLLYQQ, encoded by the exons ATGGTCTGGTTCAACAGCACGGCCATTGaatacaataacttcaattctCCGACCAAGGATATTTTGGATGGCATGGCAGCCAACAAAACAAACTCCACCGACCTGTGTATGTATGCAGAAGTGACCGacaacatgatatggaaaatcAAACACTGCGAAGAAAAGATCGACTTTGGGTGCGAGATAA ttggtcCTGATATACAAGTTTTGCCAGCAAGTTTAAAGGACGTAATTTGCCCAGACCTGCTGAAAATGACCTCGGACGACATTACGCGCGGGGGTGTCATCCCTAGTCCCAACAGTACAAAGAATACCAAAG CGGACACGTACGGACATTTTAAACGGGAGGATATGCTACACTCTATGGGAAAAGGGATTGGTTATGAGAAAACGGAAAGCGACGTCGATTGTCTATTAAGTTGTTTAATGATACCAGGTTGTAATGACGTAATCATATTAGATAAATTTCACTGTCTCTTGTATCAACAATAA
- the LOC128156396 gene encoding uncharacterized protein SCO4629-like, which translates to MKSKRVSGHVNIHRGLIVTLCLIMEFDIGQCDARFCVNVPSLHMDAASKIWNFLQVNDRLIKSDVIVGLGTHDTRVAMETAMLWFEGWGDVIVFTGRSGNLTKGRWNRSEAEVFRDIAISMGVPSCKIYIETESRNTGENIRFTHDLLKKRNKVPHRIILVQKPHMGKRTVATFWKQWPQSNTPIVSLVVRTLRITLERYPNNDVGDLGDVISVMMGYLQRLPLYHKLGFQTHVHIPSDIWDSFLFLQKTGLYNSHFIS; encoded by the exons ATGAAATCAAAGCGGGTGTCTGGTCACGTAAATATTCACAGGGGCCTCATTGTAACCCTCTGTCTGATTATGGAGTTTGATATCGGGCAATGTGACGCAAGATTCTGTGTTAATGTCCCCAGCTTACACATGGACGCCGCAAGCAAAATCTGGAATTTCCTACAAGTCAACGACAGACTGATAAAG AGTGACGTTATAGTGGGTCTCGGGACTCATGACACTCGAGTCGCCATGGAAACAGCTATGCTGTGGTTTGAAGGATGGGGCGACGTCATCGTTTTCACGGGGCGATCAGGTAACCTTACGAAAG GCCGATGGAACAGATCGGAGGCTGAAGTTTTTCGGGATATCGCAATATCGATGGGTGTGCCATCTTGTAAAATTTACATTGAAACCGAAAGTAGAaacacgggtgaaaacattcgTTTTACACATGACCTGctgaagaaaagaaataaagttCCACATCGTATAATACTGGTTCAGAAGCCCCACATGGGTAAGCGAACCGTGGCGACATTCTGGAAGCAGTGGCCTCAATCGAACACTCCCATCGTGTCTCTGGTTGTTAGAACTTTAAGGATAACTCTCGAACGTTACCCTAATAATGACGTAGGTGATTTGGGTGACGTAATATCTGTAATGATGGGATATCTACAGCGCCTACCTCTGTATCATAAACTCGGTTTCCAAACACATGTTCACATACCTTCTGATATTTGGGATTCGTTTTTGTTTCTGCAAAAAACTGGATTGTATAActctcattttatttcataa